The following are encoded in a window of Fusarium oxysporum f. sp. lycopersici 4287 chromosome 5, whole genome shotgun sequence genomic DNA:
- a CDS encoding arginyl-tRNA synthetase translates to MLARRFTSSTISSSSTSCYLVTSSLPLRQAFVQTRTTSLLSTRQSPRQQILHRDYKYPSSIKHIRTMATDANALADQLQQLGLDNIESFPGCHPDTNPVDIYRSHITSLLAPITGVDPKIIYPAIQWTQTLDKGDAILAVPALRVKGKKPQELAEEWVAQFPESPLIEKPTAAGPFISFFFKPNKLTSMLLPTIRKRANNYGKNPYNGLRDPSDPNSGRKRMIVEFSSPNIAKPFHAGHLRSTIIGGFLASLYESAGWEVTRMNYLGDWGKQYGLLALAWEKWGDEEALKADPINHLFNLYVRINQDMSAEKEEIAAKKAAGEDITALEEKSLDEQARKYFRRMTDGDKEAVELWRRFRDLSITRYKKTYARLNIEYDEYSGESQVPEEDMEKAAKVLSEKGLTEDANGAILIDFSKHVPGKPGKSLEKVILRKKDGTALYLTRDISELLNRHEKYNFDHMIYVVASQQDLHLKQLFKTIELMGHEDIAKKCQHINFGMVLGMSTRKGTVKFLDDILRDVADKMHEVMKKNETKYSQVENPEAVADILGISSVMVQDMSGKRINNYKFDMDVMTSFEGDTGPYLQYAHARLCSIRRRVGLSDDELATANYDLLTEKHATDLVRLLSQWPDVVQNTLKTLEPTTILTYLFKMTHVLSSSYDHLRIVGSEPELQKARMALYDAARIVLHNGMSLLGLTPVERM, encoded by the exons ATGCTCGCGCGGCGCTTCACTTCCTCCAccatttcctcttcttctacTTCTTGTTATCTTGTAACATCCTCTTTGCCATTGCGACAAGCTTTTGTCCAGACTCGTACCACTTCTCTACTCTCGACTCGTCAGTCCCCGCGACAACAGATATTGCATCGCGACTACAAGTACCCCTCCTCCATCAAACATATACGCACCATGGCGACAGACGCCAACGCTCTCGCCGaccagctccagcagctcggtctcgacaacatcgagTCTTTCCCTGGCTGTCACCCTGATACCAACCCCGTCGACATCTACCGTTCACACATCACAAGTCTTTTGGCGCCTATTACTGGTGTTGATCCTAAGATTATCTACCCCGCCATCCAGTGGACTCAGACTCTCGACAAGGGCGATGCTATTCTTGCTGTTCCTGCTCTCCGAgtgaagggcaagaagccTCAAGAGCTTGCTGAGGAATGGGTTGCTCAG TTCCCTGAGTCTCCTCTTATTGAGAAGCCTACCGCTGCTGGtcccttcatctccttcttcttcaagcccaaCAAGCTTACCAGCATGCTCCTCCCTACGATTCGAAAGCGCGCCAACAACTACGGCAAGAACCCTTACAACGGCCTCCGAGACCCTAGCGACCCCAACTCTGGCAGGAAGCGAATGATTGTCGAGTTCTCCTCGCCCAACATTGCCAAGCCTTTCCACGCTGGTCATCTCCGAAGTACCATCATTGGTGGTTTCCTCGCTTCTTTGTACGAGAGTGCTGGATGGGAGGTTACCCGAATGAACTACCTTGGTGACTGGGGTAAGCAGTATGGCCTGttggctttggcttgggAGAAGTGGGGTGATGAGGAAGCCCTCAAGGCCGATCCTATTAACcacctcttcaacctctaCGTCCGAATCAACCAGGATATGtccgctgagaaggaggagattgcggctaagaaggctgctggtgAGGACATCACTGCGCTTGAGGAGAAGTCCCTGGACGAGCAAGCCCGAAAGTACTTCCGACGAATGACAGATGGTGATAAGGAGGCCGTCGAGCTCTGGCGACGATTCCGAGATCTCAGCATTACTCGATACAAGAAGACCTATGCCCGACTCAACATTGAGTACGACGAGTACTCAGGAGAGTCTCAGGTCCCTGAGGAGGACATGGAGAAGGCCGCCAAGGTCCTCTCTGAGAAGGGCCTTACCGAGGACGCTAACGGCGCTATCCTCATTGACTTCTCCAAGCACGTCCCTGGCAAGCCTGGTAAGAGTCTCGAGAAGGTCATTCTCCGAAAGAAGGACGGCACTGCTCTGTACCTCACCCGAGATATCAGCGAGCTTCTCAACCGACATGAGAAGTACAACTTTGACCACATGATCTACGTCGttgcttctcaacaagatctcCACTTGAAgcagctcttcaagaccatTGAGCTTATGGGCCACGAGGATATTGCTAAGAAGTGTCAGCACATCAACTTCGGTATGGTTCTTGGTATGAGCACCCGAAAGGGTACTgtcaagttcctcgacgATATTCTCCGTGATGTCGCCGACAAGATGCACGAggtcatgaagaagaatgagacCAAGTACTCTCAGGTCGAGAACCCTGAGGCTGTTGCCGATATCCTTGGTATCAGCAGTGTTATGGTCCAGGACATGTCTGGAAAGCG AATCAACAACTACAAGTTCGACATGGACGTCATGACCTCTTTCGAGGGTGATACTGGTCCTTACCTCCAGTATGCTCATGCTCGTCTGTGCTCTATCCGCCGACGAGTTGGCCTCTCCGATGATGAGCTGGCCACTGCCAACTACGATCTTTTGACTGAGAAGCACGCTACGGATCTCGTCCGACTTCTTAGCCAGTGGCCCGACGTCGTCCAGAACACtctcaagacccttgagcCCACCACCATCTTGACATACCTGTTCAAGATGACACACGTTCTCAGCTCCAGCTACGATCACCTCCGAATTGTCGGCAGCGAGCCTGAGCTCCAGAAAGCTCGTATGGCTCTGTACGATGCTGCCCGAATTGTCCTCCACAATGGCATGAGTCTGCTTGGTCTTACACCTGTTGAGCG AATGTAA